In the Blautia coccoides genome, AATACCGCAGCGTCTTCTGTACTGATCTCATCGGAGCTGTGGTCTAAAATCCTTTTATCCTCATAGCGCGCTTCTTCCTCGGAAAGCGTGACAATGTTGGCGCGGATGGCAACATCCCCGTCCTTCATGTCCACACCGATATTCAGTGCTTCCAGGGGAGAACGTCCTGAATAGTATACTTTCGGGTCGTAGCCGAGAACCGACAGGTTGGCCGTATCGCTTCCGGGATTCATCCCTTCAGGCACCGTCTTCACCATACCGATCTCAGATACTGCTGCCAATCGGTCCATGGCCGGAGTATGGGCATAAGCCAGAGGCGTCCTGCCGCTCAGTTCTTCCAACGGCTCATCAGCCATACCGTCGCCTAATATCAAAACGTATTTCATCTTTACACCTCTATGCACGAATGCGGATCCTTGAGATAATGTCAGGAAGTCCGGCAGCCTTTTCTTCAAATTCCGCCTCACTCATAGGAGCTGTGACAAAACCGAATTCGCCTGCAACGTCAGGCACACCTACTGTCTTTACCTGTCCGAAAACTTCTTCCACACTGCCGATATCCCCTGTCATGCTGCCCTTGATGCGCACAAAGAAGGGATGCTCCACATCCTTGATATCCATCAGTTCCAGGCGTTTGCTGCTCCAGCTCATCATGATATTTCTGTGCAGATGCTTTGCACAGTCAACCACATCGCCTACCACCGCGCTTGCAGTGGGAAGCTTGCCGGCGCCGCTGCCGTAAAACATAGCGTCGCCCAGCACATTGCCGTGTATAAAGATGGCGTTGAAGACACCGTTCACACTGTAGAGCGGGCTGTCCTGGCCTACCAGCACCGGGCTTACCATGGCATAGAATCTGCCGTCTTCCCTCTTGCTGGTTGCCAGCAGTTTGATACTCATGCCCAGTCCTTTGGCGTATTTTACATCCTCTACGGTGATCTTTGTAATACCTTCTGTATAGATGTCCTCGTAATCCACATGGCATCCAAATGCTAGAGAGGAGAGAATGGCAATCTTCCTGCAGGCATCATAGCCTTCCACATCCGCTTCCGGATTGCGCTCCGCATACCCCTTCTCCTGCGCCTCTTTCAGCACGTCCTCAAAATCCGCATTCTCCTCTGCCATTTTGGTGAGGATATAGTTGGTTGTTCCATTTAAAATACCGGAAATCTCGTCTATCTCGTCCGCTGTCAGAGAAGAGTTCAGAGGACGGATAATGGGAATCCCGCCGCCGCAGCTGGCCTCAAATAAATAGTTGATGTCCTTTTCTCTGGCAATCTCCAAAAGCTCCAGTCCGTGTCTTGCCACCAGCTCCTTGTTGGAGGTGCAGACACATTTGCCTGCTTCCAGCGCACGCTTTGTAAAGGTATAAGCAGGCTCCACGCCTCCCATAACCTCAACGATGATCTGTACTTCCGGATCATTGATAATGGTCTCATAATCATGCACGAGAACATTTTCTACCGGATCTCCCGGGAATTCTCTTAAGTCCAACACATATTTGATGTTGATCTCCTCGCCGGCTTTTTTGTTGATGCTCTCATGATTGGTGTTGATAACTTCCACAACGCCTGAACCTACGGTTCCGTATCCTAAAACTGCTATCTGTATCATGCTTCTACTCCCTGCCTAAGATTTTCAGATAATGAACGCCCTCGATGTGCTCGATCTCGTCCACCATAGCCTCCGCGTCCCCCTGTGTGGGCAGGATTTCCACGCTGATAGTCAGACTGGCGATCCCGTTGATGGGGATACTCTGGTGTACGGTCAGAATGTTGCCGTGATACTGGGCAATGGTCCGAAGGACCGCAGAGAGCAGCCCCGGTTCGTCATCCATCTGAAGTATAAATGTAATGTTCTGTCCTTTGGTTTTCTCTTTAAAAGGAAAGATATCATCCTTATATTTATAAAAGGAACTTCTGCTGATACCCACAGCTTCCACTGCTTCCTGTACCGTAACAGACCTCTTGGATTCCAGTAGTTTCTTAGCTTCCACTACTTTCAAGAGGACTTCCGGCACTGCTTTTTCTGTTACTACAAAATACCTTTTATTGTCCGACATGTCCTTCCCCTTTGTTTGTTCTTGAAATACATTTGTATGTCTCCAAAAGATATTAGCACATTTAGGCAATTTTATCAACTGTTTTTCTTATTTCCCAAAGCAATCCACTTCAAATAAGCATTGATAAAACTATCAATGGCACCATTCATGACCGCATCCACATTGCCGGACTCCTCGTTTGTACGATGGTCTTTTACCATGGTATACGGCTGCATGACATATGAACGGATCTGACTTCCCCAGCCGATATCCGTCAGTTCTCCCTGGATGCCTGAGAGCTTCTGTTCCTGCTCCTGCTGTTTCAGAAGATACAGTTTGGCTTTCAGCATCTGCATGGCTTTATCTTTATTCTGGAACTGTGACCGCTCATTCTGACACTGTACCACGATCCCTGTGGGAAGGTGGGTGATTCGTATGGCGGAAGATGTTTTATTGATATGCTGTCCGCCCGCGCCGCTGGAACGGTAGGTGTCTATTCTCAGATCATCATCCTTGATCTCAACGTCCACATCCTCCTCGATATCCGGCATAACATCGCAGGACACAAAGGATGTCTGCCTCTTTCCCGCTGCGTTGAAAGGGGAAATGCGTACAAGACGGTGGACACCTTTTTCGGACTTCAGATATCCATAGGCATTCTCACCGTTGACCTGGAAGGTTACAGACTTGATACCCGCCTCATCCCCGTCCAGATAATCCAGTACCTCTGTGCTGAAACCATGGCGGTCAGCCCATTTCATATACATACGGTACAGCATACTTGCCCAGTCGCAGGACTCGGTTCCGCCGGCCCCTGCATGGAGGGTGACAATGGCATTGTCCTTGTCATACTCCCCTGACAAAAGGGTTTTGACACGAATATTTTCAAAATCTGTGATAAACTCGTCCAGCATTTCCTGGATATCCGGGATGACGGAGGCATCATTCTCCTCGTATCCCATCTCGATCATCAGCTCGATCTCTTCCTTCTGGTTCTGGAGCTTATTGTAGATCTCTATATCTTCTTTGAGGGTGCTCAGCTCCTTCATCATTTTCTGGGACCGCTCCGGGTTATCCCAGAAATCCGGCGCCTCCATTTCCCTCTCTAATTCTTCAACCCGCTTTTCCTTATTAGCCAGGTTAAAGTGAATCCCTCACTTCCACTAATGGTCCTGTGTAGTTGTTCAAAGTATATTTGAACTGGTCTAATTCTACCATTTAGCTTCACCTCTTTCTGTGAATATTTTTTTTATTTTTATTCTTCGTCGATCTCCACAGTCACCATGTAAATGGATACCTGCTGTTCGACCTTGCGCACAGTGCCTGCAAGCTTTGTGAGCGGCCGTTTCAGATTGCTGGACATGGCTATGGCGTCCTTGATGGTATAATAATACATCATACCTGACATGGTGCTGGCCCTGTCTTCTTTCAGCTCTACGCGGTCGCCGGGTTTTACCAGACCCTCGCGCTCCATGGTGAAATCCACCATCTGTCCCATTTTCTCACCTTCCTGCTCACATAAAGTGTGTTTTTCACACACCCGGGTGCTGACATATGCCGGGGCCGTTGCAGCCCGGAGGATCTCCGGATGTAACAGCCCCGTATCTTACTGTGATCTTTTACAGTGCTGCTTAAACCGGCTTTCTGCCGCAGCACTGTTTGTATTTCTTACCGCTTCCGCAGGGGCAGGGATCATTGGGATATACCTTTTTCTCTGCTCTCTGCACCGGTTTCTTAGGACCTGATTCATCCTTGTTGGTGCCTGTCACCTGTGCCACCTGTTCTCTCTCCACCTTCTGCTCGATCCTTACGTGGTACAGCAGACGCAGAGTCGTCTCCTGGATAGCGGAGATCATGGTGTCAAACATTTCATATGCCTGCATCTTGTATTCCACCTTGGGATCACGCTGGCCGTATGCCTGTAGGCCGATACCCTGACGGAGCTGGTCCATATCGTCGATGTGGTCCATCCATTTCTGGTCGATCACTTTCAGAAGGATCACGCGCTCCAGTTCGCGAAGCTGCTCCGGTTCCGGGAACTCCGCCTCTTTTTCCTCATAGAGCTTGACTGCCTCTTCCTTGAGGTTCTGTTTTAACTGGTTCTTCTTCAGACCTTTTACTTTTTCTTTTGTGATTGGTCCCAGCGGAATCGTAGGCAGAAGAACGCTGTCCAGCTCTCCCAGATCCCATTCTTCTGAATCCAGATCATCGGAGATGCACATGTCAACTGCGTGCTCTACGGTATCAGTGATCATCTTGTAGATGGATTCCCGCATGTTTTCCCCATCCAGAACACGGCGTCTCTCTTTGTAGATGATCTCACGCTGCTCGTTGTTTACCTGGTCATATTCCAGCAGGTTTTTACGGATTCCGTAGTTATTGCCCTCGATCTTCTTCTGGGCTTTCTCAATAGCACTGGAAAGCATTTTGTGCTCGATCTGTTCATTTTCCGCAACGCCTAAGGATTTGAACACACTCATCAGCTTCTCGGAACCGAACAGACGCATCAGATCATCTTCCAGGGAAATGTAGAAGCGGGATTCACCCGGGTCTCCCTGACGTCCGGAACGGCCTCGCAACTGGTTGTCAATTCGCCTTGACTCATGGCGTTCGGTACCGATGATCTTCAGGCCGCCTGCCTGTCTGGACACATCGTCCAGCTTAATATCAGTACCACGGCCTGCCATATTGGTGGCAATGGTAACAGTTCCGGCTTCACCGGCATGAGCTACGATCTCAGCCTCCATCTCATGGAACTTGGCGTTCAATACCTGGTGCTGGATGCCTTCGCGTTTCAGCATGCGACTTAAAAGCTCGGAGGTCTCAATGGTGATAGTACCAACAAGCACCGGCTGCTTCTTTGCATGTGCTTCCTTGATGGCCTCCACAACTGCATTGAATTTTTCTTTCTTTGTCATATAAACAGCATCGTCGCTGTCAATACGCGCCACCGGTTTGTTGGTGGGAATCTCGATAACGTCCATGCCGTAAATGTCACGGAACTCTTTCTCCTCCGTGAGCGCAGTACCTGTCATACCTGACTTTTTATTGTATTTATTAAAGAAGTTCTGGAAAGTGATAGTTGCCAGTGTCTTGCTCTCTCTTCTCACCTTCACATGCTCTTTTGCCTCGATCGCCTGATGAAGACCATCTGAGTAACGGCGTCCCGGCATGATACGTCCTGTGAACTCATCCACGATCAGGACTTCGTCGTCTTTGACCACATAATCCTGGTCACGGAACATGAGGTTGTGGGCGCGCAGCGCAAGTATGATATTATGCTGGATCTCCAGATTCTCCGGATCTGCCAGGTTTTCAATGCTGAAGAATTTCTCTACTTTATGGACACCCTGCTCAGTCAGGTTGACAATCTTGTCCTTCTCATTGACAATGAAATCTCCGGTCTCGATGATCTCCTCACCCATGATGGCTGTCATCTTTGTCATTTCCCCGCTGGCTTCACCGCGCTCCAACTGTTTTGCCAGTATATCGCAGACTTCGTAGAGACGGGTAGACTTTCCGCTCTGTCCGGAAAT is a window encoding:
- a CDS encoding homoserine dehydrogenase is translated as MIQIAVLGYGTVGSGVVEVINTNHESINKKAGEEINIKYVLDLREFPGDPVENVLVHDYETIINDPEVQIIVEVMGGVEPAYTFTKRALEAGKCVCTSNKELVARHGLELLEIAREKDINYLFEASCGGGIPIIRPLNSSLTADEIDEISGILNGTTNYILTKMAEENADFEDVLKEAQEKGYAERNPEADVEGYDACRKIAILSSLAFGCHVDYEDIYTEGITKITVEDVKYAKGLGMSIKLLATSKREDGRFYAMVSPVLVGQDSPLYSVNGVFNAIFIHGNVLGDAMFYGSGAGKLPTASAVVGDVVDCAKHLHRNIMMSWSSKRLELMDIKDVEHPFFVRIKGSMTGDIGSVEEVFGQVKTVGVPDVAGEFGFVTAPMSEAEFEEKAAGLPDIISRIRIRA
- a CDS encoding ACT domain-containing protein encodes the protein MSDNKRYFVVTEKAVPEVLLKVVEAKKLLESKRSVTVQEAVEAVGISRSSFYKYKDDIFPFKEKTKGQNITFILQMDDEPGLLSAVLRTIAQYHGNILTVHQSIPINGIASLTISVEILPTQGDAEAMVDEIEHIEGVHYLKILGRE
- the prfB gene encoding peptide chain release factor 2 (programmed frameshift); translation: MVELDQFKYTLNNYTGPLVEVRDSLNLANKEKRVEELEREMEAPDFWDNPERSQKMMKELSTLKEDIEIYNKLQNQKEEIELMIEMGYEENDASVIPDIQEMLDEFITDFENIRVKTLLSGEYDKDNAIVTLHAGAGGTESCDWASMLYRMYMKWADRHGFSTEVLDYLDGDEAGIKSVTFQVNGENAYGYLKSEKGVHRLVRISPFNAAGKRQTSFVSCDVMPDIEEDVDVEIKDDDLRIDTYRSSGAGGQHINKTSSAIRITHLPTGIVVQCQNERSQFQNKDKAMQMLKAKLYLLKQQEQEQKLSGIQGELTDIGWGSQIRSYVMQPYTMVKDHRTNEESGNVDAVMNGAIDSFINAYLKWIALGNKKNS
- the secA gene encoding preprotein translocase subunit SecA; this translates as MSLVQKMFGTHSERELKRITATVDKIEALRPTMQALSDDELRGKTREYKKRLEEGETLDDLLPEAFATVREAAKRVLNMEHYRVQLIGGIILHQGRIAEMKTGEGKTLVSTLPAYLNALEGEGVHIVTVNDYLAHRDAEWMGKVHEFLGLTVGVVLNSMKNDERRAQYACDITYVTNNELGFDYLRDNMVIYKEQLVQRDLHYAIIDEVDSVLVDEARTPLIISGQSGKSTRLYEVCDILAKQLERGEASGEMTKMTAIMGEEIIETGDFIVNEKDKIVNLTEQGVHKVEKFFSIENLADPENLEIQHNIILALRAHNLMFRDQDYVVKDDEVLIVDEFTGRIMPGRRYSDGLHQAIEAKEHVKVRRESKTLATITFQNFFNKYNKKSGMTGTALTEEKEFRDIYGMDVIEIPTNKPVARIDSDDAVYMTKKEKFNAVVEAIKEAHAKKQPVLVGTITIETSELLSRMLKREGIQHQVLNAKFHEMEAEIVAHAGEAGTVTIATNMAGRGTDIKLDDVSRQAGGLKIIGTERHESRRIDNQLRGRSGRQGDPGESRFYISLEDDLMRLFGSEKLMSVFKSLGVAENEQIEHKMLSSAIEKAQKKIEGNNYGIRKNLLEYDQVNNEQREIIYKERRRVLDGENMRESIYKMITDTVEHAVDMCISDDLDSEEWDLGELDSVLLPTIPLGPITKEKVKGLKKNQLKQNLKEEAVKLYEEKEAEFPEPEQLRELERVILLKVIDQKWMDHIDDMDQLRQGIGLQAYGQRDPKVEYKMQAYEMFDTMISAIQETTLRLLYHVRIEQKVEREQVAQVTGTNKDESGPKKPVQRAEKKVYPNDPCPCGSGKKYKQCCGRKPV